In Glycine max cultivar Williams 82 chromosome 4, Glycine_max_v4.0, whole genome shotgun sequence, the genomic stretch tcaTCAACCATTTAGCTCATGTTTTCTTATATGTTAAGCCGTAACTCGTTAATCAATTTAGCATAATTCATTATTTTGATCACTAGCCTTTTTAAAGGATTTATTTCAAGCGCCGTAAGGTAACTGATCAATTCGTATAGAGATATATTTCtgtagtaattaataaaaaacaatgacttacacattttcttttattttttatatgtaggaATGAAAGAGAAACACTAAAAAGTTTATCATGACTCCTGTTCTTTGTTTAATAACTAAGTCATATATTCCATTTGTTATGACGTTCAAGTTtgacaaatagaaaaaaagtttgACTTTAGCAAAAGTTTATAGTTGATTTTTCATAACTGTtcagtataaaaaaatgaagtatttttcacttttgagtttaatttttttttcattttttttattttaaaaattgaagctttttattattttttaactttatcttatagtagtatttattaaattgaaaGAAAGATAGCGCGCTAATATATGACAATTTGGTTAAatacaactttatttttttataagggagactatttttctttatgcaAGGGATTGCTCCCTgtaatctttctttttattaatgaagtaaaaaaatatcttaacgATAATATTGAaacaggtattttttttttaaataacctttTACACCTGCTTACTGATGCGCACCTCTGTTTATCCCTAGCCTCAAgtaaaattgttgtttttacaagtatgttttcatttttccccGTCACCGGGATATTCACTATTTTTATTCTCCTTTTTCGTTTTGTGGTTACGTTTCACCGGGATATCAAGTTCACCCACATATCATGCTATAAAGTTATCATGCTTGAAAATGATGATGGATTTTTGTCTATGAAAGATTTGGGATAAAAATATTAGGGAGcaattttttaggtttttagCCGTTAGAAAAATAACCCGTTAAAATCAACTTTCATGTCATCATTTaacgaaaaaaaatttaacaatgaaaataaaaaatcaaacaaaaaaatagtttagaaaTCAAAACTAATCAGTATTtagttaaaagactaaaaacaaaaaccttAAATAATTGagggaataaaaacatatgttatcctaaaaaaattaaaaacttttgtttcctcaaatttatgttatttattattttggtagttcaaatttaaatttatatttttggtgtcaatttttaaaaaaatttagtccctCGTGATAATTGAGTTTTCCCggttaaatgtataatttataactttttttagcaCATATGGGactaacaataatattttttagaattaaaaactaaaaaaaataaaatttaaattttggagacaaaaacaaaagtgaCGTCAATTTGAGTAAcaaaagccaaaaataaaaaacacagcTAAGAAAATTTCAACATTTCGTTTctacaacaaaatataattacataaaaagaTATTGACAATAAGTTGTATGACATCGGAGATTCTTATCTCATTCatacttttgaaaagaaaaatgagaaatgCCTTTCTACTGGCTATGACAAAGATGAGAAATCCATTTATATGTTGAAAGAAAGGGGAAATGAGCCTTCACTTCCATTTCACAAATACACAAAAATGCTAGTAGTGTAAACACTCAAAGTCCTTTCATCCTTTCTTTCTTATGAGTTTACAATCACAAATCCcatcaaagtttaaaataatattcatctCTTCCAACATGAGCAATCATTCAGATGAGAAGGAGCAGTGTCAAAAGAAGAGGAAATCCACCATATGTGAAGCCTCCAACTTTAGGACATCAAGGAGAAGATTCTGCAGCAACAAAAATGAAGAGGAGATGAACAAGGGAGTTTCAACAACACTGAAGCTTTATGATGACCCTTGGAAGATCAAGAAGACGCTAACCGATAGCGATTTGGGAATCCTAAGTAGACTCTCGCTGGCTACAGATTTGGTGAAGAAGCAAATTTTGCCTATGTTGGGTGCAGATCATGCAAGAGCTGCAGAAACTGAAGAAGGGACCCCAGTTAGAGTTTGGGACATGGACACCAAATCCATGCACCAGCTCGTTCTAAAGCGATGGTCTTCTTCCAAGAGCTATGTTCTTATTGCAAAGTGGAACCAAGATTTCGTGAGAAGAAGAGACCTCAAGAAAGGGGATGAGATCGGATTTCATTGGGATCCATATAATTGCGTTTTCAATTTCTGTGTCCTTAAACGAGCTATGCCAGAGAATTAATCTAAGTGTTAgctttattttactttcaaatCATTGAGGAAAACAATGGCCAATATATTATGCCTATATGTAACATACAATAATGTTATTGCAATAGCATGTACTtcaaactaattatttaatacCAAGTTTCTATATTGTGGTATCTTATGAAATCCTCCTATTTTCGTGTTTTCGTTTTTCCCTTGTCATTGTTTATTTCCTTTCTATAAATTAAACCTATATAGGTCTAGCATGAGATCTATGCACGGTTGAAACCTTAATTGTTAATCTATATCTAATGGATTTGTTTGATGAGGTTGTTTTAATTCCTATTtctgttattatatataattgaaccATGGATATAGTAGTAGACTGATTATTGCACTACTTTCTGGTTGAAGGCGAGGGCACTGCATTCATCATTCATATAATTGATGTAAAATTATGCAACCCTTTATTCGAGTACTTACCATAAAATGTATAATCTTTGAAACTCAACTGGATTACTAGTCATCATGAGTTGAAAGGTTTTTGTAATACAGTTTTAGATCGGATGTACACGCGCACACATACAtccttcttaattaattaaatcaaaattaacacTTTAGATGTTGTAAGGGATGGCACTAATTATATTGTTCAGATAgggttttttttctcttagatGTCATTTCATGTGAAATAACAAATGTGATCCTTGGTTATAAACTCATTTTCAAGTATAATTGCAGCAAAGTTTCTAGCTTATATAGTTCTACTAACATGTTTTTGAGTGTAAACTATCTACATGAAACATGCATTGAGACCTAACTTTGAAAATTAATGGGACATCAAGGATATGATGAGGGGCTCTATGCATCTCTAACCTAAAGGCAATGatgaatttctttaattattattattatttggataagtaaaaaaattaattaactaaggGATACAACAAGATATACTACACTTAGCTGGAATATTGAATTTCATATGCTTATCATTGAACATTGATCATAAATTATCTATATTTACTATTGTTGAATAAATTAAAGGAATGTTATTTTGGATACCAAGTTTGGAtttctttataataataatttattttctccatTATCATTGAATCCTCCCAAAGTTAAAGATTTTACTCAGTTAATTAGTTCTATCACACTTCTGCAGGAAAATTTTCCCTTCAACATTTGTTGAATGGATAATGATCTCTTTTAGGCTAATATAATTCAATAACTGTATAGTTTAACTATTGAAGTTAACCTAAATCTATACCCTATTATAGTCAAgtcttcattttacaatttatattagttattatagTTTTCccatttactttcatttttcatcgAAATTAATTGATGCAATTAGTTTACCACTTgatgatcataactttttatTAATCATTACATAGGTCTCAcccagagaagaaaaaaaaaactttaattataacattACTTCTCTTTTAAGAAGGAAAAAGTTGTTTTTTGTCCATCATCTTTTTTGGCATGTCATGGTTTGGCCTAGTTGGATTATGAATAACGAAATTATGTTTCTCAGTGTTCTTTCGACTTTTTTTGTTGGAAGACCAAAAGtagatatatattataaaaatatgaatgacCGAAAAGTAAGATACAAGTAGTATCCGACAATCAGCCAGAGTACAAGTAATAAACTAAAGCATAAAAAGTCTTCTATTACATATATGCTCCCTGCTTATAGTTTATATAAACCCTCCCAACCCCTGCTATGCATAAGTGTTCTTTCGACTTGTGTTTTTAACTTGATAAAGGTCAGATTGTAGATGTGTTTTAATAACAAGATGGGAGTGCTCATTTTTTTAACAGTTGTATTGATTATATAGTTTGTCTTTGTTGAAATGTTCTAATAAGAATCTTATATTCTTTGTACtgtatttatcaataattttttgctaataatttgtttttaattattcctTATATTATCTTAGggatcttaatatttttattatattaggcTCGTTTGGATGCTGTATATATATGTACATGAAAACCTCTcattaagaatttatttttctcatcccTTATGCACGTAAAACTGCATATATATTTCCCTTTGTTGTTTACAACGGTTTGCGCGCGTAGCCAAATTGATCATGTCTTTATGGTAGATTCAATAATGGTTTGCCCGTAATCAAGTTGGCCGaatcttaatattatatttttcattatgataaattcaaatatttttgtctcgcacactctaatatttttctattttgtttgcggtctataaaataatatcaaaatcattttatttcacttttcaaaataatatctaAACACATTtggagactaaaaataaaataaaaaatttatcaggaataaaaatattattaaaaataaaaaataaaaaataaaaatttatcatcaatcaaaaacatatttaacttatatttattattgatcCTTCACAAATTTGTTTTGGCACAAAAAATGACATTCTTTTGACCCGCCCAAGAATGTCTACTGTAGAATCTTGACACATTTTTTTGTTCtatcttcttattttaatttttataaagaattcATTCTAGTTGGACCAACAACCATTTTTTTTGGCTAGGTTGTTGTTTTGATCCAAAAtgcattttctaattttagaaGTGATGGTTCAAAAGTCTTGTTAGACGAATGAATTCATTATCTATAACGTTTGTCTCAACCATatggataaaattattattttcatataagttGACAAAATTACTTTTCGTTGCTGAAACATTAGTTGATTGTCATTTCCTTTTGTAAGGAGATATTAGCTCATTCtcgataaatatataattgtgcAATGTTTTCATTTGAAATGGTGTTGCAAAGTGGCTCAAGCCTCTGCTTGTGTCAATGTGTCAACGCCTTCCTTATAAATCCTGGCATCTCGTTCTTAAAATAATGGTCTAGATGGTGAACGTAGTCTCCTCCTCTACACTTTTTCCCACCAATCTAATCCTTGGTGATATGATTCCATGCACGTATACGCCACATGTGATTATTTTTGGCGATGAACTTCTTGGTTCCAATTATCACTAGCTTAAGATTTACACCAAAGACATCCTTAGTCTCAAACCAATAGTTTCACAGTTCTGGATGTACCTAGAAAAAGCTCCCAAAAGACAACGGTTCTTTACCACTCCTTGAATGGTCCCAAACCTGATTGGTTACCAAGTTGTAGAGAAAACGACAGCCACACTCAACATGCATTTTCACGATAAAATGTGCTCCCAATTATTCATACTACAGTATGTTGTTCTCTCACATAGTTAATTACTTGCATTTTTGGTAGAAGACAAGATGCATGGACATCTCATACTATAACTCATTTAAACATTGTCCGCGAGAATATCTTTTTTAGCAAAGATATTTAGGCttagaaaaacaaagaaacttGGCccaatttatcttttcttttttccaaaataactcAAACCATATACTTACACTTGCGATTATTTTCGTAAACTATCTAGCATTGCATATTACAAGTTTACAACAATATTTAGCTGCTTAGGTGGCTAGCGGAACGACTAATAACATGTTATTTTGTATTTACAATGCCCCAAATTAAAATTagggttaattatatttttggatcCCAAATATTTGCAAATTTCACTTTtagttgataaataaaaattttagtatatattttttgtttctatattCTTTTCTCTATAGACAATTATAATCCTTCCTAGTAAtggtattaatttattatgtaactGTTTTGTTGTGATCTAATGACTTGTCACATcattaaagagataaaaataattatatgtgattttttttataaattatgtttttaattcctTATCTATTCAAACATGTTGATCACATTATACTAGTTGTTGAgagttttaaaacataatttatcaaaaaaaaaaacttgataatTTGACAAATTATTGAACTACCAACCAAGGTGgatattacattatttattaacaTTGTTGATTGATAGCAAAGACTAAAACTATTAAAGAGGAAAAGTATaaggaccaaaaaaaaaactcattcaaTAAATATAGTTCAATTAATAATACATGGTGAGTTTTTGGGAAAGAACGTGAATCTAATTCCTACATAACACATCATTAGAAAGAAGTGTAAATTTTAAGTATGACTAAACCTCAAACAAAACATTAATGTTATAGTCAACTCAAAGGACCAAAGTATGTAAAAATACCCCAAGATCCCATCAAGGAGTCAAAAATTCTAATTACAGTTGTTACTtacaaaaatgttaatttttttgtttgaaaactaaaaaaatctttaaaaaataagaattaaaaatataattaatcctTAATTAAATCGATATTGTTCAGACAGAGGCTTTCATACCTTTTTCTTAATTGCGAGactttaacaaaaacaaaaaataatattaggtaAAATGGAATCTTCAAAAgtcatataatttgattttcgTGAAACACAAAGGATCAATTAGAATGTTGTTCGCGGTCAATAATGTGGTATACTTCTCGATCTGAACCGTAGCTGAGAGGATTTGTTCcgtagaaaaagaaagatagatTCATATTCccatacatataaattatataggaaCAAGAAAAAATCTTCTCTTGTCATGTACTAGTGGCATGAGTTTGAACAGTTGTCACAATAATATATCAAAGAATCTGAAACGGAGCCCCTATGTGATTCGAGATATCCTAATTAAACAGAGCAAGCCAGTAGTGAGGAAGAGACAGATATATCATATACACTTAAAGTGAGAGACAATTTTGTACCTCAAAATTAATTCCATTTCTTAACCGTCACCatcttcaacaaataaattctATGTATGGAAGAGGATACAAGCAGCCAAGAATCCAAGGTTGGAGCTTTAGTAAGTGGAAAAGATTGAAGAGGGGGCCAATGGATACGTAGAAATATATCCTCATGAATATACACTATTTGTGAACTCAAAAACAGAAGAATAATACTTTCCCTTATGTGGTCGAGATTTGTTTAttccatgtatatatatatgaatattattatttctcttCATTTGCAGTATACCGGCTAAAAACTTGGTTCttgctaaataataaattaacattatagcttaatcattttttacactttcataGATACTTAAAGTGAAATAGAAATATTCCTGAAGCCACCCAAAAGCGAAAAGTGTGGATCGAGGTAAAGATAGCTCAATTTGATgacatatatatcttttatcttcaaattcCATTCCACTCCGTCCTACTTGCTTCCTTTATTTGGATTAGGAGTCGGTATATGGATTTAGGTCTGGCTATCAGCCCAATAAGTTTATGGAAGGATAAAAGATATCTTTTTTTAAGATATGTATAATGATATTGACTTTTTAAATCGGGTCTATTAAGCCTACAAATCTAGTGGGCTTTATCCGTAGATTCGCAGACTACCCTTTTGATTCACCTAAGTTAAATTTGTAAGTAATTTGTCATGTTAAGATTTTGATCTTTAATTtaggttattattattgttttattatgtttaaaatgttgatatatttttgtgtgataaattttatctcaaaaaataagaaattttatataattttcactttcaaaaaatattttgataaaaatatatttttcaaattaatatttgagtCCACAGACTAGTCTGTTTATCCATggacttttgcaagctggataCAAACCTTAAAAAAAGTCCATTTATTTCACAGACCATCTTAACCAGCCCGTTTAAAACATGTGCTTCAAAGGCCGAACCTTAAATGAGCCAAACCAATTCGTATATCCACCCCTGATTTGGATCacctctaatttattttctacaatatcaataattttttataatataatcttATAACTTTAGTTTTAAACGTAGATATGTGTCTTATgttgttctcttttttattataatgaatattttagtattattttgcatcattttaatattttttgtaataatttagaattattaattattttcattttttcttttacattaatattttttcctttaaaatttaaatttaataattcatttttcatctttaatCTCATATTTGTCAACCTCATATTATTAACTTAAAGATGACATCATATTGATCTTGTTTGTTTCGCAAACATGGAAAAATTCGAAGGGAGTCATCAACACAATTGTAGGGGGATTTGCTGGAGGAGGTGCAATAGTATCGGCTCACAAGAGACATCTTCAAATTGCCCAATCATGTCAACATGGTCTCTACACTTAAGGCTCCCAAGATGCCACCAATTACCTTCATATCAATTGACTTTAAAGCAATAGACCCAGTGCAGGATGGCTCGGTCATAATAAGTGTTGAAATCACTAATTGCATAGTGCAAAAACACTTATCTTATTCTGGGACACTTTCAAGCAGTTAAGTATTCTAGAAACAAAGCTCCTACCCCACGATGAAACCTTGTTTGACTTTATAAGGGAAATAGTAGGTACTGGGGATCCATAGAGTTGTACACTAAGTTTGGTCATGAGAGGACACAAAATAgagatttaaaaatcaaatatgcaAAAGTGCATGTGCATACCTATTACAACATACTTCTCGGTCGTCCCTCTTTAAAAGCTTTAGGAGCCATAGTATCTACTCCACACTTGGCTATGAAATTCCCCTTGGGCATTGGGTTTATAATAATAGCTCATGCAAATCAAAAGACTTTTAGAAAATGCTACATGGCAAGCCTAAGGTTAAACACCCTAGCAAAAGACGAACCATGTCAAGATGTTCACTATATTGAGATTGTAATAGGGATCAAAGGGTCATAAGAGTTAATCCTTGATCCCAAGatcaatgatgacaacaatgtCAAACCCATTAAAGAGGCATGCACGTTCCAACTCAGTATAAAAGAGGAACAAGTCACCCAACTCAGTAGTCAACTCACTAAGGATGAGAAGAGAAGTCTGCAATGAGTGATCCAAGCACATGCCGACTTGTTCGCATGGTTCGCAATGGACATGCCAGGGATTGATCTGGCCTTCCATTGTCACAAACTATCCATATAGCTCAAAGGAAGAGAAAGATGTCAACTAGTTCGATGAGGATGCCTACCTATTGCCCAACATTGACCGTTTAGTGGATGAAGCAACAAGACACAAAATGTTAAGTTTCCTTGATGCCTACTCAGGCTACAATCAAATTAGAATGGCTCTTGTCAATGAGGACAAAACAACCTTCATAACTGAATCGACAAATTATTGTTACAAGTAATGCCATTTGCATTGAAGAATGTCGCAACCACATATCAACAATTAATGGACAAGGTGTTTGGTGCCCAACTAAGAAGAAACCTAGAAGTATATGTCGACAACATGTTCATCAAGTCTGATGATTTGCCAACACATATCAAAGACTTGGAGGAAGTGTTCGGTCAACTCCGAAAGAATAACATAATGCTAAACCCCGAAAAGTGTCTTTAGGGTTGGAGGAAAGTTTTTAAGATTTATGTTAACCCATGGGGTAATACATGCAAACCACCCTGACAAGTGTCAGACCATTCTAGATATCAGAAGTCCTAAGAACTTGAAAGAAGCACAAAGATTGGCTGATCAAATAGCCTCTTTGTCTAGATTCTTGCCAAGGATAGCCGAGAAGGCCAAACCAGTCATGAACCTCCTCAAAAAATGGAATGATAAGTGTAAACAAACTTTTTGACAGCTGGATATAACCTTGGCAACCCCAATAGTGCTCACAAAACCTAGCACTAGCAAGAAACTCATTGTGTACCTTTCGATATTCGCTGAAGCCATCAACACGATCCTCGACCAAGAACAAGACATTGAGTTAAGATCAATATACTTTGTCACCTAGAGATTTGATGCCAAGTAATAGAAAAAAGTGACTTTAGCATTAGTCAATGTTGCATGACATCTTCGACAATACTTCTAGAGTCACAAGATTACGAGTTGGACCAATTGTCCAATAGTCAAAGTACTACAAAAACTCGAGCTAACTGGAAGAATGGTGACATGATCCATATAGTTGTCACAATATTTGATACAATATGAACCGAGGGGTACCATTCAAGCCTAGAGTTTGATAGATTTTGTGAATGAATTCCACCCACCCCAACCTGAACAACAGGACAATTGGTGGACCTTACacaacatttatttttcaaatatataacaCTTTTTAAGTGCTATCATTGTGGGTGATATATGTTGATatacaacatttaaaaaaaaaaaacccactaTATATTTAAAACTGATATACAATGCTTATCTAAAAAACATTGTATATATGCGTCCATAACAACACTTTATGCAATACATATATAGCATTTTTTTGAAGGAAACGCACTATATATTTTGCTACACATACAACAACACTTGTTTGAAGAAgcgctatatatatatatatatatataaaataaatcagaTTTCGTTCACTTTCATTGTTTCAAACTCATACACACAATCGAAGCTAtccaaaaacatttaaaaaatttgctcattttcattttaaaattaacttatacacAAATAATCCAAGCTATATAAATCTGCAAAGTTATGAAGGAGAACATAATCTGTTGTTGGAAGTAGAACTCCAATGGCCACTTGCCATCAGCTGTTAAAAGAATGACAGATATAATACATTTGgaatttttcctttgttttctcaAAAACCTCTTCAGCAATGATATACCATCAGCTCTCTTAATTTCCCATGTTACTTTCTGATAGAATCCAGTACCTTGCAAGGCATCTGCAATGAAATCATCAAACCCCAATAGCAATTGCTGCCTCAGCCCTCTGTTAGAAAAGAATATTGCAATAACTTAGCTCAAAACAGGATAAACATGGTATAAAAGAGACGCATAGGAGTAGCAAGCCATTCTAACCTTAATTCGAGAAAGGTGGATTGCACCAAAGCACATGGGACAAGGCTCACAAGAAGCATATATTTCGCAATCTGCAAGTTCTATCTGCTTAAGCTTCTTACAAGCCTGTAAAATGAAAACACTGCATGAATCATTTTTGTTTAACACCGCATAAAGTTTATTAcatctaaataaaaaaagtaaggcCTACAGAGTCATACAACgagatttaattttatttggagCTTAAGAGCCCATAAAGTCTCAGCTAGGCTTTCTAAAACCTAGATGGAATGATACATTGATACTAGCTGTCAAATTGTCTAATATTAACCTGTTGCTCAAAAAGTGAAGCAACTAATCTGGTagcaaatatgtttttttaaagttcttcaCATTGCTGCAGCATTGTCAACTGAGACAGACATGATTTGCATATTAAACTTCAAACAGGCAACACTAACCAGAAGCATGCATAGCCTCATACCATATGTATAAAGTATAATCTAATCTTGTCAAATCTTTCAGCAGCATATCTAAAAATTCAACAAGATATATGAACAAGGATAGCCCACTTTCAAGCAGGTGTTCACTGAATGTCTGAAACCTGGATAATGGTTACAAGATAATGATTATGTCCTACATGTATCatccctttttggtttttcttgcATAGATGGAACTGAATACAAGTTCAAAACCATTATTTGACCACTGTAAAATCCTAATTGATCATTTTACACCAGGCATGTTGTCAATAAAAATACTTAGTGAGTGGCTTTAAGATTTGCCCCCAATGAGCTAAAACTAAAAGAGGTAATTACTAGCAGTCCATTCTTTAAAAATGTCAATACTTGTTTTAAAAAGTGACCTATGTCAGAGACAACGAAAttgacatattaaaaaaaacaaaccaataATAGAGAGCATCAAAGAGTGTATCACTAACTTTGCTATCCAACGGGGTAGGGCATGTCCATCATGTGCAAATTTCTGTCAGAAAAACACAGCAATACCATTATTTGCTacaagaaaatatgtttttcatgctGCATAAGTAAATCACTAGGTTATTCAAAATCAAACCTCTCTTATTGCTGTCACCGCAGCATGAGCAGTTGGATCTGTGTTACACAGAACCATGTTGTGACAACTATTTCATCATTATGAACTATAACAGCACCAAAAGGGCCTCCATCTTTGCAATCTTACCCCTTTACATGCTtcttcaacagcttttcataaaaaatacacCAAATTATTCCTTGAAGTTACAACCAGCACCAATCAGTCTAATTTCTCCAACATGATTAGCATTCATGCACATTCTGGttgaattaactaaaaaaatgatatatcttACAACAAGGGCACTGCTGAATGAGTTAAATCATATgccaaacaaaggaaaaatgtaGCAAGAGAGACCATCTATTAAGTGCAGCCAAACCTACagaagaagagaagagcacaTTGTATGACATGGCCATAGACAATATCAACGGTACAGCCAGTGATAACCAAGAATGTAGCTAA encodes the following:
- the E1LB gene encoding B3 domain-containing protein At2g33720 translates to MSLQSQIPSKFKIIFISSNMSNHSDEKEQCQKKRKSTICEASNFRTSRRRFCSNKNEEEMNKGVSTTLKLYDDPWKIKKTLTDSDLGILSRLSLATDLVKKQILPMLGADHARAAETEEGTPVRVWDMDTKSMHQLVLKRWSSSKSYVLIAKWNQDFVRRRDLKKGDEIGFHWDPYNCVFNFCVLKRAMPEN
- the LOC100804834 gene encoding uncharacterized protein LOC100804834, which codes for MLLVSLVPCALVQSTFLELRGLRQQLLLGFDDFIADALQGTGFYQKVTWEIKRADGISLLKRFLRKQRKNSKCIISVILLTADGKWPLEFYFQQQIMFSFITLQIYIAWIICV